DNA from Marinagarivorans cellulosilyticus:
TATTAGATAGGCATAGCGGCGCCTTTAAGGCCTTAAAAGGCTTGCTTAAAATGGTGCCAGACAAGGAAGTCTAACAATAAGTTTTAAGGGTATTGTTAGACTCTAGGAAAATAAGCCTTGGTGTTAAAGGCTATCGATAAAGTCATCAACTTCTTTCTTGGCTTCTTCTTTTGATTTCCCGTACTTAGATTGAATCTCCCCTTCGAGTTTTTCGCGATTACCTTCCACTCTGTCGACATCATCGTTGGTTAGCTTGCCCCACTTGGCTTGTAAGCCACCTTTAAATTGATGCCACTGCCCTTCAAATTGATCGCTATTCATGATAATTCCTCGTGTTGTTAGAACTCAGACCCACATTCAACGATTGATGTGGAAGCTATACATTAAATACCTCAGACGAAAATTAATCCGTTTTTCATACAACCATTGTAAGTTGTTATTCTAGGTGTTGCAGGTGGTGTGCCAACAATAAAAATAGTTGGAATTAAATAGCGTGGGGATAGTTTTGTAGGGGGGCAGGCCAGCTGGATTACTGCTAAGCGATCTATTTGCGATTTAATTGTTTAATTCTTTAGTAAAATTTACTGTCATTGTAAATTTTACGTGTAACACATTTATTTTTTTGATGAGATAGGTTGGCCTTTGGGGTGCTTAAAGTGGCTATAAGCTAACGAGTGTTGGCTTATAGCCGTGTACCAGTTAAAGATTCATGCAGTTGGCATAATAAGTGACTGTCGCAGGCCAATCTGAAAACACGCCAATCACGCCCACATCTTTCGCTAGTACATCAAGTACTTTGAAGGTATCGCCATCATTATTAATGACTTCGCTAATGGATTGATGATACCAGTCGCCGCCATTTTTTAGCGGCCCATCGCGCTCAAGTGTCCAGGTGATGATTTTCAGGCCCGCAGCTTTTGCAAATATGGCGTAGTCGGAAGGGATTATTTCCCCTTTACTGCTGGTTTCTAATAGCATCCATATAGGCGGCGCAATAATATTTACACCATCAGCTTTAATGCGCTCCATGTCGGCCAGCGATGGCTCGAAGCTTGGGTCGTTATAGCGGCCATCGAGGTACACAGCTTGCTTGCCGTAGCGCGGGGCATTGTTAACCCAGTATAGAACATCGTTATAATTAAACGATTGTAGCCATACTTTTTTGGGTGAGATACGTGCGTTTCGGTATTCGTCAACTAATTGCTGGGCGTAATCTTCTTGACTGTAGTTATTTTCGTAGGGCATTTCTACGGAAGGAAACTTAAGCTCGGGTGTGAATTTTGCGCCTAGTTTGTTAATTAATAGAATACTTTCGGCATGGCTTAATACGGTACCGCATTGCGCGTAGAGGTCTGTTCGAAAGTCGGCAGTGCCCCCCATATATTCTTCGAGTGTTTCGGCATTTGGGTTGCTGGCATCCATTTTACCGCATAGCGTCTTAAACTCTTTTAGCGTGATATCACTAGTGCAACATTTGGCCGATGCTTTTTCGCCAGTTAATGGATTGGCTGGTGAAAAAGGTGTGCTGCATTTTTCGGCTAATTCTGGAATGGCGAGGATGTTGGTAGTGGTATGTAGGTCGCATTGTGAATGGCGACATACTAATTCACGATCTTTGGTGAAGGCTGCATCGCACTCGATAATGCCAGCGCCTTGTTGTGCGGCCGCTTGGTAGGATTCTTTCGTATGCTCAGGAAATTGTAAGGCCGCGCCGCGGTGCCCAATAGAAAAGTCAGTTTTATAAAACGGGCCGCGTTTACAAGATTTTAGTTGTCGCTTAAGTTTGCCTTTGTCCATGTCCTCTACTAAATAAAAAGGGCGTGGGCCAAGTTGAGTAAGGCTTGGTTGATTTTTCTTATAATGTTTTTGCCATTTATCGGCGAGTGTACTTTGGCTGCTAAGGCTAAGAATAAGTAATGTAGCGATAGCAATAAGCGCGGGAAGGTGAGGCTGTAATTTTTGTGGCAATGACCGCTTAAATGCTGCGAGCATGGTGTACTCCTAGGTGTGGGGTGAAATAGCGTGTGACGAACAAACGCAGAGGTGGTGTGAGTGTAAAACTCGACGCTAGCGTGCAGAGCTTGTATTGCACTGATTTGACGCTTTTCTGAATAGCTGATGACAGTGTGAAAATAACTGTAAGAATGGTTGTTTATTAAGTTAAGTGATGCGAAGACTTAATCTCGTCATCTATTGCCGCTATGTTGTTGGGCTGGGTGTCAGAAACTTTGTTATTGGGGGAACGGTGGATAAAGTAAAGAGGTTATTGATTGTTGCTTTTGCATCGGTAGGCTTATTGCTTGGCTTTGTTGCGCTGCTATCTCCCATTCCTGTC
Protein-coding regions in this window:
- a CDS encoding CsbD family protein encodes the protein MNSDQFEGQWHQFKGGLQAKWGKLTNDDVDRVEGNREKLEGEIQSKYGKSKEEAKKEVDDFIDSL
- a CDS encoding glycerophosphodiester phosphodiesterase family protein gives rise to the protein MLAAFKRSLPQKLQPHLPALIAIATLLILSLSSQSTLADKWQKHYKKNQPSLTQLGPRPFYLVEDMDKGKLKRQLKSCKRGPFYKTDFSIGHRGAALQFPEHTKESYQAAAQQGAGIIECDAAFTKDRELVCRHSQCDLHTTTNILAIPELAEKCSTPFSPANPLTGEKASAKCCTSDITLKEFKTLCGKMDASNPNAETLEEYMGGTADFRTDLYAQCGTVLSHAESILLINKLGAKFTPELKFPSVEMPYENNYSQEDYAQQLVDEYRNARISPKKVWLQSFNYNDVLYWVNNAPRYGKQAVYLDGRYNDPSFEPSLADMERIKADGVNIIAPPIWMLLETSSKGEIIPSDYAIFAKAAGLKIITWTLERDGPLKNGGDWYHQSISEVINNDGDTFKVLDVLAKDVGVIGVFSDWPATVTYYANCMNL